Genomic segment of Bubalus kerabau isolate K-KA32 ecotype Philippines breed swamp buffalo chromosome 6, PCC_UOA_SB_1v2, whole genome shotgun sequence:
gtaatatATGTGGTCCTTTgtaattggcttctttcatttgacATAATGTGTTTAAGTTTCATTCATTTTGTAGCTTGGATTACTACCTTTtttttgctgaataatattccattatatgaatataccacattttatttacctaCTACCAgttgatgaatatttgggttgtttccactttgggctTTTCAAATAATGCCACAATTacaaatttttgtgtggacatataagtggtttttttaagtatattcaaTACCTTTGAAAGCACTTAATCATAAAATTTCCCCTCAATCTCTCAAGTATAATATCACCTGACATTActcttaaaatgatgaaataaatagGTAAAAACATCCTACTTATAGTCTCCTACAGTGGTAGTGTGTGTTCTTGTGTTATTTTAAAGAAGTGAAAGTAATACAGCCATTTTATACTGTAATAATGATTTACTATCTATCACATAATGTGTACCTTATATTGTTCACCAACTTTGTTGGCAATATGTTAAGCACCATATTATGTGTGATATCTTGTTAGTTCGTATTACAGGCCTATGAGTTAGATACTGTTCCTGTTTTTCACATATGAAACCTGAGACTGACTGATCTTACTAATTGTTTCCTTGCAGGGCTCTGTCTGATAGCCTTTTAACTTCTTGGCCTTTTGCAAGTATTTAATTGGGATAAGGGGCCAGAACAAATTTTCTAAGACTCTTAGATaacaatggctgctgctgctgctaagtcgctttagtcgtgtccgactctgtgcgaccccatagacggcagcccaccaggctcccccgtccctgggattctccaggcaagaacactggagtgggttgctatttccttctccaatgcatgaaggtgaaaagtgaaagtgaagtcgctcagtcgtatctgactctcagcgaccccacggactgcagcctaccaggctcctccgtccatgggattttccaggcaagagtactggagtggggtgccattatatcTAAGTgttctgtatcttttaaaatggaaaattttttctATCCACCAACGTGCATCCTAAGCAATTATGACGCTATTTTATAATAAGGATAAAAAGATGATTGGTTTCCATGcaacctttctttctttaattttattaacatCAATCATTTGGAAGTTCATTGCTATTAATAATAAACCTGTAATACACAACTGAAGAAAATAATCTTCATTTAAGTTTTTAGATGCTTACTAATCTTAAATATCTCTATAtccttatttttgtatttagaTCTTTGTGTCAAAATTCTGAGAGAAGATAAAAATTGTCCAGGATCTACACAGTTAGTGAAGtggtaagtaaaataaataacgaaagaaaattatttttcctaaatcATATTTTTTTGGTACCTTGTATACATTTAAGTGTTTAATCCAGTTTTAGTGATTTCCCCCTTTAATGCTGGATACCACTTCTGCAGATCTTTGGatttttgcattaaaattttctttatttcatgctCCATGTGAGCGGGCttaattttcctatttttgttCCTCTGTCTTCCTATTTTCATCCCCTAttgacattttatatttctaccacattgttttgttttattgtttaagcTAGAAATAAGGGAGcttcattattaataataattgtgTATTAGTAATGAGATAATGAGACATTTAAAGAACTATTTTCTGGAAGTGAATTCAGTCTAAAAATGAATCCTTAATTATTTTTTAGGATGTTAGGATGCTATGATGCTTTACACAAAAAATATGTAAGTCAatatctctttattcttttttttcatagtttataGTCTACAAATGTAAAGCAGTTACCATATAGTAAAAGATTAATTTAAACTAACTTGGGTATAGGCCAGCCCAAAGCTAaaagtttgtatattttaaagattaatattCAACTCATTTAAAGCTAACAGAATTATTATTTAACAGATTTTGACAAGCCAGTTTTGATTATTAGCACTCatctgccatacccttctccaggagatcttccctatccaaggactgaacctgtatctctcaTGTCACCTgtactggcaagtgggttctttaccattagcaccacctgggaagccccatttgcaTTAATAACATATATTAACTTATAAAAACTTAATGAATTAAAACATCATTTGAAATAATTCTTTCATTAGTTTCACATGCCTTCTAAAATCATATTTATACTAATAATGTAATAAATTATTCTttatgagaatttaaaaataaacttacatgTAGTCTAGGTTAAACTGTGACAAGGCTTTATGTATACTTACTGAGCTTACATTTATATCAACAAAGCAAATCTAActctaaaatattatgaaaaagataaaattttatccATGGTCTCCAACCTTCTTTATTAAGacattatgtttttaatattcattaaatGAGTGCCTGTTCTGTGCTAGGCACATATATTCTAGATAGGAGCTGGTAAGTTAAAATGGTCAACAAGACAGAGGGCCTCTCCTACAATGGGAAAACAGCCAATCAAACAAGGAGATTAGATAACATCCAATTGTGTTAAATgccattaacattttaagaaaaagaatgtggCAAATGGAGAGGTGGTGTAACTTTAGATTGGGTAGTATGAAGAGCTTCTTTGAGGAGGTGATACTTAAGCTGAGACTTGAATTAGAAGAAACCAGTTAGACATTGATATTGGGAGAATATTCCTGACAGAGGAGcaaatgcaaagagttggaggggAATTTGGCCAGTTCAAGGAATAAAAAGAAGGCCAGACTGATTGGAGTGTGATGAATAGAGCAAGAGAGTGgcaagaatccacccgcaatacaggagacccaggttcgatccttgggtcaggaagatcccctggaggagggcgtggcaacccactccggtattcttgtctggagaatctcatggaccgaggagccaggcaggctacagtccatagggttgcccagagtcagacatggctgaagcaactgagcacacacacacatagaccaggatgacaaaggaaaaaaatgaaaagattccaGGTATACCTGACAGAACTGATTGGATTTGTTGATAGATTGGTTCTGGAGTATAAGGAAAAGATCCAAATTAAGGGTGACTCGGATTTTGGCGGATTACTAGAGTGAATGATTTCCTGTGATTCTCTATTCTGTTAGGCCCCAAAGCCTCTTTCCTTTACTCAATTAGCAGGGCCCTGAACTGTTTTTCTCAAAACCAGTTCTCATATTGGGTAAGATTTAATGAGTTATTTCACAATATGTATTTTCCTTGTAACTGGCAGTAATGCCTCATTTGCTTAATAAGTGATAGAAATTTCGACCTTCAGTAAGGtaactagaaataaatatttgggggAATAGGGAAGGATATCTGAGATACTGCTTTACCTGTAGCAAATGAAGTTTGTTTTTTCTGAGATTATTTTTATTAGGAATAAATGTTGAAATAGGACAAATAATTCTTATGATCCATCATgcaaaaatatagaataaaaataagatttttgttCTTTGTTATATTTCAGCTGAGGATGGTTGTTCTAGctgtaagtatttttaaattgtatgttCCTTATAAAAGACTGTTAAATTCAGCCTTGCTTAATTAAATAATGCTGAAACCATCTATTTATTATATCATACAAACCACTGATCTGTTCATTAGAAAAAAGTAATATTTGTTGGGGGGTGGGTTgttctgtattttgttttactgaattcatttaatattttaatctaaATATCCAGTTTAGTTCTCCTTATATGTAACTTATGTAACTCagttgtaaattatttttaaataggtgTACACCAATCCAGAAGACCCTCAGGTATGTTTAAGTTAGTAAAGAAACATAATGCCTCTAATATCTATAAGTAACATAAAAGTATAATAGTTTCTAATGCTTTAATTGTGCTTTTGTCAATGCAATTTCACATATATTTCCACGTTTGAACTTCATAAAGACTTCTGAGTTAAGACAAGGCTTGTATTGTTACCCTTAAACAGATTAACACCCTTAACTACAAGGGAGATTGTGTGACTGATTCAAGGCCACAAAGATACAAATCCTGACTTCTGATCTTTTACAGCGTTCTTATTTTTAATGGTATTCTTTTTATAGAATTATAAAAGGAGTtgagttttagaaaaataagatacTAATCCTTGATTTTTGACTGTAAACCCTAATCCAATCACATGTACCTGTTCATCTGACAATTAAAGAAAGGGTTAtaagaagtgaaagggaaaacCAGAGAAACAAAAGGGTGTACTTCCCTGCTGATCCaggggttaggaatccacctaccaagggacacaggtttgatccctgggttaggaggatccTATATGCCCTGGAACTACTAGGCCAGTGCTGCACAACTTCAGAGTCCACGCACCTGGAGCCTTTTCTAAgttcttttctgccttttctaaatccagcttgtacatctggaagttctcagtacatgtgctgttgaagcctagcttgaaggattttgaacattacttgcTAGTGTGTAAAATAAGTGCAACTGTAtagaagtttgaacattctttggctttgcctttctttggaattggaatgaaaactaatcttttccaggcctgtggccactgctgagttttccaaatttgctggcatattgagtgcagtactttagcAGCagcgtcttttaggatttgaaatagctaagctgggatttcatcacctccactagttttgtttgtagtaatgcttttgCTTACTATATAGTAAGGATTTAAGTCCTGTGCTAAACCATTCTGTTAGTGGAAAAGATGCGCTACCTCCCTTACCAGCCTATTAAGGAGTTCCTTCCCTCTGGTATGTAAAACATAAATTGCAGTGAGTGGGGAATAGGTATCTTAGTGGCACTGAAGTCGCAAATCCAAGGGCCTGGAATTGACTATTTAGGATTGGAAAGTTTCAATGGATGAATATGGATTATCATGCAGAAAGAATTATTAAATGGTGAgacataaaaaaaatctatatgtaGCTACTtaaccaccagttcagttcagttcagtcactcagttgtgtctgactctttgtgaccccatgaactgcagcacatcaggcctccctgtccatcaccaactcccagagtccacctaaacccatgtccattgagtcggtgatgccatccagccatctcatcctgtcatccccttctcctcctgccctcaatctttcccaatatcagggtcttttcaaatgaatcagctcttcacatcaggtggccaaagtattggagtttcagcttcaacatcagtccttccagtgaacacccaggactgatctcctttaggatggtctggttggatctccttgcagtccaagggactctcaagagtcttctccaacaccacagttcaaaagcatcagttcatcggtgctcagctttcttcacagtccaactctcacatccatacatgaccattggaaaaaccatagccttgactagatggacctttgttgacaaagtaatgtctctgctttttaatatgctgtctaggttggtcataacttttcttccaaggagtaagtgtcttttaatttcatggctgcagtcaccatctgcagtggttttggagcccaaaaaaataaagtcagccactgtttccactgtttccccatctatctgccatgaagtgatgggaccagatgccatgatcttagttttctgaatgttgagttttaagccaactttttcattctcttctttcacattcatcaagaagctctttagttcttctttactttctgccataagggtggtgtcatctgtgtatctgaagttattgatatttctcccagcaatcttgattccagcttgtgcttcttccagcccagtatttctcatgatgtactctgcatataagttaaataagcagggtgacaatatacagccttaatgtactccttttcctatttggaaccagtctgttgttccatgtccagttctgttgcttcctgacctgcatacaggtttctcaagaggtaggtcaggtggtctggtattcccatctctttcagaattttccacagtttattgtgatccacacagtcaaaggctttagcatagtcaataaagcagaaatagatgtttctctggaactctcttgctgttttgatgatccagcagatgttggcaatttgatctctggttcctctgccttttctaaaaccagcttgagcatctggaagttcatggttcacgtattgctgaagcctggcttggagaattttgagcattactttactagtgtgtgagatgagtgcagttgtgcagtagtttgagctttctttgggattggaatgaaaactgaccttttccagtcctgtggccacttgctgagttttccaaatttgctggcatattgagtgcagcactttcacagcatcatcttccaggatttgaaatagctcaagtggaattccatcacctccactagctttgttcgaagtgatgcttcctaaggcccacttgacttcacattccgggatgtctggctctaggtgagtgatcacaccatcgtgatagcCACTAGTATTATATATCAGATTTGTAACtatgatattttctattttagacAATTTCAGAATGTTATCAATTTAAATTCAAGTACACCAGTAATGGACCAGTCATGGATTTCACAAGGTAATTATTATTCTATAGTTTTCTCTTCATATTGCAGATTACCATTTATTCATAATAATACTGTATAACTAAACTTCAGAAATAATTCTGAAATTCTCTAACATCCCTAATGTACTATCAAGGATACAAAATATGTTTGGAGTGGCTGCAAGCCAGAATTCTATGGATAATTGTATACATTTTAATTGTGAAACAGAGCCAAAGAGTAGGAAATCTATTGTATGCTTACATGATTAGAAATGCAATAAAATTCAtcatttgtttcctttaaaaacatcTTACATAAAATGTGTatgaatatatgtaaattattttataattataatattaataatattaaatttttataatgtattaaaCACATGAAATTGTAACTTTTAACAATTTGATACATTAATAGGAATAAGAATCTTAAGTAGTAAAACGTGAAGTTACGTTATTAGAAGCCATGGATGTCATAAAAGAAACTGTGTGATTCTCTTCTAGTAAAAACCAAAGCAATGAACCTAATATGTCATCTGCTGACACCAAGAAAGCAAGTATTCTTCTCATTCGCAAGATTTATATTCTAATGCAAAATCTGGGACCTTTACCTAATGATGTTTGTTTGACCATGAAACTTTTTTACTACGATGAAGGTACTATTTCCAGATCATCCTGTTTTAGTTGGTACCtgtatattttcttattaatgaAACACTTGGTTTCCATCCCAAATAGTTTTAGGCacctaaatttttatatatatatatatataatattttaattataaaatttatatttcatgTTGGTATTTGAAAAAAACGTACACTTCTCCAGTGATAAAAACATGTCCATTTGAAGATCAGCTTCATTCATAACTGAAGAAATGAAGCAATGAGATACCAGTTTTCACTTTCCAGATCATCCAACTTATAAAATCATTATTGGCAGGGATGTGGGGGGAAGCAAGCACTTTTGTATACTCTTGATGGAATGTAAACATTAATGTGCCATATAACATTTTAAGAGGACTATTTggcaatataaaaatttaaaattctctttaaaatattaaatcctTTTTAATCCTGAAATTCTGCAGCTAGAAAAGTATCTTGGGAATATATGTAGACAAATATCAAGGTTATATGTTTATGCATTGTTGCATTTGttaaactggaaacaaactgGAAATTTAACCTTGAATGTTCTTTATTGGAGGATTGAGTAAATAAATTATAGTGCATCTATATAATAGAATGCTGTGCAAGCTATTTAAAAGAATGTGCTGGTAAATTGTTATccaaaaaatattaaagcagATTTAAAAGTGATGTTAAAAGCAGCTAGGTACAGAAGAATACgacttcatttgttttttaagaatatatatatatatatataacatgcatAGTATCTTCTAGAAGAACACAAAGCATCAACAAAaataactaacatttactgaatacttCCTCTGTGTCAGTTCTGTTCTGATCATTTTATAGACTTCAATACCACAGTGACCCTATGAGGTCGGTATTAGTATTTTCCCCtcctgacagatgaggaaactgaatcaaGAATGACGAATAGTTTCCTCAAGTCACATAGCTAGTCAAgtgtaaggaaaaaaatttacCTTTAAGGAATAATAGAGGAACTTGGAGATAGTAGGAGACTGCATTTTACTTATTATTGTATGTCCTTCTATACTATTTAAAACTTCTTTAATATGCAGTATattctataataataaaaattaatatattttattcaatttcATGAACAGCATAGTTTATACTTACTTTTCTGCAGTTACACCCCCAGATTACCAGCCTCCTGGTTTTAAGGATGGTGATTGTGAAGGAGTGATATTTGAAGGAGAGCCTATGTACTTAAATGTGGGAGAAGTCCCAACACCTTTTCACACCTTCAAAGTAAAAGTGACCACTGAGAGGGAACGAATGGAAAATATTGGTTCAGGTATATTATCaccaaaacaattaaaaacacCACTTCAAAAAATTCTTACGGACAAAGATGATTTAGAAGATGACCAGGAGCATTATATAAGTGTAAGTATACTTAAAgagtaataaatgttttattcaaTTCTGAGTACTTCAATAGCTATAAATACTTATTATCACCGTAAACTCAAGTTTGAAAGgtaccataaagaaggtttaGGCTTGTGGTTTTAAAACTTTTCACATGGGTGAGAAGAATATTATTCTCAGAAATTTAAAAGCACAACTATTGTGAATGAAGTAGGGAATGGTCCTGGAGACCCAGCCATTCACCATCTCATCTACCCTCTTGATGGACTCTTAAGAAAACCCCTTTGTCTGGAGCATAATTTGAAAACCATGGAATCCCCTGGTAGTcccgtggttaggacttggcactttcactatCGGGTCTgggttcaaaaaaagaaaagcactgaaTGACTCCAGTCCCCCAGACTAATGCTGGAATCTTTTCTTCAACACCCCTATTAAGTGCTCATGTAAGCCTGTGGTTGAATTTCTTCAGGGCCTGAAAATCAGTGTCCTGAAAGAGCTTGGAAGTTCCTGGAAGTCAGGAAAAGTGTCTTATTCagctttgtatttcttttgtacCTAGCATTTAGAGTTACAGAATGTATTCTCAATATtggttgaatggatggatgaattgaagtatttaaaaaagctttttttaaaattatagcctCATTCCCAGAAAATCTTTCATCATTATTATGTTTGTTCTTTACTCTCACCTTTGtggttttctcttattttattctaaattatGATCACAGTTCTTATGATGGGGACTAACTATTCTGTTTTAGGCTCTGTAGCCAAATCCTTACAAATAGAAAACTCAATTTTCAACCAGTTCAGTCAAGAAGGAATCATCTTCCTAAAACCTAAATGCCACTCTTGCTTTATAAACAAATATGGCTGGGATTTATGAagcattctttaaaatatttaaagctctTTGACATATGTCACAAGGGgaataataattataaagtaGACATCAAACCTTTGCTATTTCTGTCATACCATAACTGTGCTTATCCTTTCCCAACTCCCTGAAGAGGGTTCAGAGTTTATACAAGTATCTATACAGGAATTTCAGAGCTACGGAAGTTGTAGCTTATTGTGTCACCATGTCTTAATTCAATGCTCTCAAATAGTAAGATCTGGGGTTCTTAGAATCATCATACATTTTTCAGAAAGTTGTATATTTTTACTATCTACcttaaagcaatcttgaaaagtaaagaaaaataggaTTTTATACTTTGGATAAATAAGCTGCCTTATAATAAGTACAAGACCAGTTTATTTGTAGAAAGCATGAGGTTGTTGTAGTATTATGTTATATTTAACCTTCATGTAAAACAAGCTCGTTAATAAATACTACCCAgttgctttaatttctttttggaatgtgtccatttttttccttcatgtaaTTATGTAGGATGAGTTTGACACTGAAACTAAAATGGAAGAGCAGGAAAAAAACCCTGGCTATTCTCTACGTAGAGGTGAGAAgttaatgaaaatgtaaattaattcaCTTCCAATTCAATTTTATACCATTTtaactcttttatttatttctttttttaacagaagCAGGTTTCATTTGTGAGGAAGATGAAATGAAATCTAAAGGAAGTCCAGATTTTTCAGTTTCTCATTCTCAGGTATAAACTTCACAGTTCTATCtcatttttaacttgaattttttcaaaagacAGGTTCTTATATGCTTATCTGGTTATCTCTCAGATTTTCTTATATTCTaggtattttagaagaaaattagTTATTAAGAATGCTTACTAACAAAATTTGCTAATTATATGTTGAAAAGTTTTGAGTGTATTATTGTTTGATTTGTTTAGTAATAAACCTAAATACTGTTCAAAGAATCTCAGAATTTTAGAGGTAAATAGAATCTTAAGCACTTATTAATTTAACTCAACCACCCTTTGTATTTGCAAATGGAgtatataatacatttttgttgCCTTGGAGCAGaacatgtttaattttgttttctatatatagtaaaaTCCTGAAATAACATTTAGAAAAAATCAGCCTGAAAATAATGGGGCTGATGATTGCCTACCTTCTTCTGCACAGCCCTTCTCCAGTTGGTGTGGACTGAAGTTCTTATCTTCTGAAAGAGTGGTATCTAGTGATAATTTCGATCTTTCTCAATTCAGTGAATGGTCAATGTACAGTGTACAGAGTCAGTTTCAGTATCTTTACTTTTTATGACAGTAAGAATCAACACAAAATTATTGACtttaattaactcaaaatagcaAGACCCTAAATTTTATGTGATTGAGTTTTTGACCCCCATTATTATGAAAAGCTTCTCTTGTTTTAGTGGTTTcatgtaattattttcttttctaggtTGAGCAGTTAGTCAGTAAAACATCTGAGCTTGATGTGTCTGAAAGCAAAACAAGAAGTGGAaaaatttttcagaataaaatggTAACGGCATCTCTTTAGATTTGATTTCATTCTAACCTTGTAATTTTCCCCGTAGttgagtttattttgcttttattcatttattggagTAATTTAGTAAGCACATACTATTAATATGTGTCATTAAATTACTTCATTTATTACTTCATTTATTGTCGTTATATAACTTCATCTATTGGAGTAATTTAGTAAGCACATACTATTAATATGTGTCACTTTACCAGGTACTGGAAATATAATATGCTCTTAGCTTAAAGTTTAGTAATTTGAGGTAAACAAGCAGTGATATAACACTATGATAACAGTCAGAATAGGCTACAGAGACACAAAGG
This window contains:
- the HORMAD1 gene encoding HORMA domain-containing protein 1 isoform X3, with protein sequence MATAQLQRTSMSALIFPNKISTEQQSLVLVKRLLAVSVSCITYLRGIFPECAYGTRYLDDLCVKILREDKNCPGSTQLVKWMLGCYDALHKKYLRMVVLAVYTNPEDPQTISECYQFKFKYTSNGPVMDFTSKNQSNEPNMSSADTKKASILLIRKIYILMQNLGPLPNDVCLTMKLFYYDEVTPPDYQPPGFKDGDCEGVIFEGEPMYLNVGEVPTPFHTFKVKVTTERERMENIGSGILSPKQLKTPLQKILTDKDDLEDDQEHYISDEFDTETKMEEQEKNPGYSLRREAGFICEEDEMKSKGSPDFSVSHSQVEQLVSKTSELDVSESKTRSGKIFQNKMANGNQQVKSKENRKRTQLESGKTVLHPFDSSSQESVPKRRKFSEPKERI
- the HORMAD1 gene encoding HORMA domain-containing protein 1 isoform X2 — encoded protein: MATAQLQRTSMTATLETPSQCRSHPDFLGILTTMSALIFPNKISTEQQSLVLVKRLLAVSVSCITYLRGIFPECAYGTRYLDDLCVKILREDKNCPGSTQLVKWMLGCYDALHKKYVYTNPEDPQTISECYQFKFKYTSNGPVMDFTSKNQSNEPNMSSADTKKASILLIRKIYILMQNLGPLPNDVCLTMKLFYYDEVTPPDYQPPGFKDGDCEGVIFEGEPMYLNVGEVPTPFHTFKVKVTTERERMENIGSGILSPKQLKTPLQKILTDKDDLEDDQEHYISDEFDTETKMEEQEKNPGYSLRREAGFICEEDEMKSKGSPDFSVSHSQVEQLVSKTSELDVSESKTRSGKIFQNKMANGNQQVKSKENRKRTQLESGKTVLHPFDSSSQESVPKRRKFSEPKERI
- the HORMAD1 gene encoding HORMA domain-containing protein 1 isoform X4; this translates as MATAQLQRTSMTATLETPSQCRSHPDFLGILTTMSALIFPNKISTEQQSLVLVKRLLAVSVSCITYLRGIFPECAYGTRYLDDLCVKILREDKNCPGSTQLVKWMLGCYDALHKKYLRMVVLAVYTNPEDPQTISECYQFKFKYTSNGPVMDFTSKNQSNEPNMSSADTKKASILLIRKIYILMQNLGPLPNDVCLTMKLFYYDEVTPPDYQPPGFKDGDCEGVIFEGEPMYLNVGEVPTPFHTFKVKVTTERERMENIGSGILSPKQLKTPLQKILTDKDDLEDDQEHYISDEFDTETKMEEQEKNPGYSLRREAGFICEEDEMKSKGSPDFSVSHSQVEQLVSKTSELDVSESKTRSGKIFQNKMVLHPFDSSSQESVPKRRKFSEPKERI
- the HORMAD1 gene encoding HORMA domain-containing protein 1 isoform X5 — its product is MATAQLQRTSMSALIFPNKISTEQQSLVLVKRLLAVSVSCITYLRGIFPECAYGTRYLDDLCVKILREDKNCPGSTQLVKWMLGCYDALHKKYVYTNPEDPQTISECYQFKFKYTSNGPVMDFTSKNQSNEPNMSSADTKKASILLIRKIYILMQNLGPLPNDVCLTMKLFYYDEVTPPDYQPPGFKDGDCEGVIFEGEPMYLNVGEVPTPFHTFKVKVTTERERMENIGSGILSPKQLKTPLQKILTDKDDLEDDQEHYISDEFDTETKMEEQEKNPGYSLRREAGFICEEDEMKSKGSPDFSVSHSQVEQLVSKTSELDVSESKTRSGKIFQNKMANGNQQVKSKENRKRTQLESGKTVLHPFDSSSQESVPKRRKFSEPKERI
- the HORMAD1 gene encoding HORMA domain-containing protein 1 isoform X1, encoding MATAQLQRTSMTATLETPSQCRSHPDFLGILTTMSALIFPNKISTEQQSLVLVKRLLAVSVSCITYLRGIFPECAYGTRYLDDLCVKILREDKNCPGSTQLVKWMLGCYDALHKKYLRMVVLAVYTNPEDPQTISECYQFKFKYTSNGPVMDFTSKNQSNEPNMSSADTKKASILLIRKIYILMQNLGPLPNDVCLTMKLFYYDEVTPPDYQPPGFKDGDCEGVIFEGEPMYLNVGEVPTPFHTFKVKVTTERERMENIGSGILSPKQLKTPLQKILTDKDDLEDDQEHYISDEFDTETKMEEQEKNPGYSLRREAGFICEEDEMKSKGSPDFSVSHSQVEQLVSKTSELDVSESKTRSGKIFQNKMANGNQQVKSKENRKRTQLESGKTVLHPFDSSSQESVPKRRKFSEPKERI